In Corynebacterium aquilae DSM 44791, the genomic stretch CCCCCACACGCAACCAGCCCGATAGCCGGCCACTAGTCATCCTGGGCTGCAAACTCGAAGAAAACCAGCCCGGGCCCGCACTCGAACGACGGCTCAAAGCCGCGCTGCCCTACGCCCTCGACGGGCGCCCCATCATCGTCACCGGGCAACACGAAGCACCCGCCATGGCCCAATGGCTCATCCGCCACGGCGTCAACCCCGAAGCCATCCTCGAGGAAAACCAAGCCACCAGCACCAACGAAAACCTCGAAAACTCACTGCGGCTGGCTGCACCACCCTGGCTGGTCGTCACCTCCGATTTCCACGCTCCCCGCGTCAAAATGTGGGCCCACCACCACAACTTGGATGTCGACGTCATCACCGCCGCCACCCCCAAACACCGCATCCCCTACCTGTACTCGCGGGAAGTGCTCGCCTTCATCCACTCCAGCGCCCGCATGCTGTGGCGCAGCTACCGGCGCGTACGCCCATAACGCCACGCGCTCACCGCGGCGACAACCAACACCAACGCCACAAACGCCGGCAGCACCTCCGGCTGCGGCTGCAACACATTACGCACCGCCTGGATGACAGCCACCACGGCAAAAAAGGTCAAAAACCCCACCACCGTGTCCCACTGCATCCTCCGGCGCTCCGAAAACGACGCCCGAGACTTTCCGGACGTTTCCAAATCCTGGCTCTGATGCTCCTGCGCGGCGTTGTCATTCACCCCCACAACACTAGTAGCCCCAACAGAAAACTGTGGGTGCAGACGATAAAAAAATCGCCCACCCGGTTTCGGGTGGGCGACAACATTGTCTCGCCAAAAGCGGAGGGCAGCTAGGCCTTCACGCCGCCAGCAGTCAACCCCGCCACAATTCGACGCTGGAAGACCAACACCATGATCACCAGCGGAATGGTCACCAAGGCGCCCGCGGCCATCGTCGCAGCGTAGGGAAACTCGAAACTACTTGGGCCCGAAAAACGCGCGATCGCGACGGTGACTGGCTCGGTTTTCAGATTCGACAGCTGCTTGGCCAACATGAACTCGTTCCAGGACGCAATGAAAGCCAAGATCGCGGTGGTAAACAGCGCCGGCGCGGCCAAAGGAAGCAGCACCAGACGAAACGCCTGCCCCCGCGAGGCCCCATCCACCCGGGCGGCTTCCTCCAGCTCCCAGGGAAGCTGGTGGAAAAAACTCATCAGGGTGTAAATCGTCAGCGGCAAGGCGAAAGAAATATTGGGGATGATCAGCGCCTGATAGCTGCCGATCCACCCGATCTCACCGAATAGCTGGAACAGGGGAGTAACCAGGGCGATGCCGGGGAACATGCTGGCCGCCAGCACCACGCCGGTCACAAAGCCCTTGCCGCGGAAATTCAGCCGGGTCAGCGCGTACGCCGCAGTCACTCCCACCAGCACGGCCAGCACGGTGGTGGTCAGGCCGATGATCAAGGAGTTGGTGATCGCTGCGAGAAAATCATTGCCCTTGTCGGTGGCCAGCGCATCACGGAAATTGTCGAGGGTGACGTGGGTTGGCCAGGGGGTGGTGTCGAAGGTGTAGTCCTTGTGCCGCAGTGCGGTGATCACCATCCAGTAGAAGGGGGCAAGGCCCCACACCAAGATGAAGAGGATGCCGGCGTAGGAACGTAAGGTCGATAGTGCTTTGCTCATCGGGCACCCCCAGCGGTATCAGCGGTGGTTAGCGGGGGCAGCGCTACGGGGCTGCCGGTGGTGTAGGAGGGTTCGGGGCCTTTGGGCGGGCGCTTGGTGGCGGTCACGCTGCGGGAGACGTCGGCCCCCAGGAATCGGATCATGATGAACGCGACAGCGAAGATCAGCAGGAACACCAGGGTCGAGAGTGCGGAGGCACTGTTGAAGTGGTTTTGGCGCATGTCCTCGACCACCAGTTGGGAGATGGTGGCGGTTGGGGAGTTCGAGGAGGAGGAAATCAAAATCACCGGCAGGTCGTACATGCGTAGCGCATCCAGGGTGCGGAAAAGTACTGCCACCATGAGTGCGGGTTTGACCAGCGGGAGGGTGATTTGGGTGAAGATTTGGAATTTGCTGGCCCCATCCACCCGGGCGGCTTCATAAACCTCTTTGGGAATCATTTGAAGCCCGGCCAGGATCAGCAGCGCCATAAATGGGGTGGTTTTCCACACGTCGGCGATGATGACGGCGGTGCGCGCCGCCCACGGGTCGGTGGTCCAGGCAATGCGGGTTCCCAGCAGCGAGTTGATGATGCCGCGCTCGGCGAAAATGAATTGCCAGAGTTTCGCGGTGACGGCGGTGGGGATGGCCCAGGGGATCAGCACCGCGGCGCGCAGCAGGCCGCGGCCTTTGAATTCGCGGTTCATCACGATTGCCATCCACATGCCGAGGGCGGTTTCGAGGGCGACGGTGACCACGGCGAAAAAGACGGTGATTTTGAGCGCCGGCCAGAAGTCGGAGGCGAGCACGCCTGGTGGGCAGCTGCTTTTGACCCCGGAGGGGCTGGTGCAGGATTGGGTCAGCCAGTACAGGTAGTGGGTGAGCCCGGCGAAGCCGCCTTCGGTGAATAGTCCCGTTTCGGGGTCGAGGCCGGCGTCGGCTTGGAAGGACAGCCAGATGGCCCGGATGATGGGGTAGCCGATGACGATCGCGAGGACCACCATGGTGGGTGCGATCAGGAGTGCGGCGGTGCGTGTTTGGCGTCGCGCGGTTGTTGCGGTCACTGGGGGGTTGCCGCCTTTTTGTCTCAACGGGGTCGGGGATGGGGTGCGCCGGCGACCACTATGGGTGGTGGTGTGGACGATGCGAGTGTTTTCACTGTATTACACGCCACTTGCGGTTGGGGGTTGTCACGCGCCTTGGCGGGTGGTGTTGGTGGATTTCGCCCCGGTGTGGCGGGTGGGAGACAGCAGCACACCCCCACCACTGGGTGTGGTGGGGGTGTGCTGTGTCGAAGGTTGGGTTATCCGCGGGGCCGGGGGTTACTTCGTGGCGGCCTCGATGGCGGACTGCATGTCCTTGGCGGCCTGCTCGACGTCGGTTTCACCGGTCAGGGCAGCGTAGGCGTTGTCCTGGATGGCCTTGGAGATGGCCGGGTAGAACGGGGAAACGGGGCGCGGAACGGCGTTTTCGAGGGATTCCTTCAGGGCCGGGAGGTAGGGGTACTTCTCGGTCAGTTCGGCGTTGTCGTAGATGGAGGCCAACACCGGCGGGAAGGAGTTGTCGGCGAAGCTCATCTGGTTGTCTTCGTTGGTGATGAAGACGATGAAGTCGCGGGCGGTTGCCTTGTGCTTGGAGTTGATGTTGATGGCGTTGTTGTAGCCACCGAGGGTGGAGGCGCCAACGCCGTCCTTGCCGACCAGCGGGGACACTTCGAACTTGCCCTTGACCTTGGAGTCATCCTTGCCGGCGTTGGTGTACATGTACGGCCAGTTGATGGCGAAGGCGGTGTCGCCGCCGACGAAAGCCTGGTTGGTTTCTTCCTCGGTGGCGGCGGTGGAGTTCTTGGCGATCACACCGTCGTTGTAGCCGTCGACCAGGGCGCGCAGGCCGGCGACGGAGTTCTCGGAGTCAACCTCGGGGGTCTTGCCGTCGGAGCCGAGCACGTGGCCGCCCCAGCCTTCGATGAAGTCGGCGGTGTTCACGGTGAGGCCTTCGTACTGCTTGAGCTGCAGGGTCAGGCATTCCTTGCCGGCGTCCTTGGCGGCGCCGCAGGAGTCAACGAGGTCCTGCCAGGTGCCGGGGGCGTCGGGGACGAGTTCGGTGTTGCGGAACAGCAGCTGGCCGTTGGTGTTTTGCGGCACGGCGTACAGGGTGTCCTGGTAGGTGGCGGACTCCACGGTGGGCTTGAGCAGCTTCGAGGTGTCGACGGCCAGGTCGCCGGTCAGCGGTGCGATCCACTGGTGGGCGGCGAAGTCCGCGGTCCAGATGACGTCGAGTGCCATGACGTCGTATTCGTCGCTCTTGGCCTGCAGGGACTGGACGAGGGTCTCGCGCTGGTCGTCGGCTTCGCCGGCGAGCTCCTTGAGGGTGACCTTCTCGTCCGGGTGCTCCTTGTTCCACGCCTCGATGACGGGCTGCAGCTTGTCGGTGTCGTTCTTGCCCATCGCGAAGGTGATGGGGCCGCGCTCACCGTCGCCGGCGGTGGTGGCCTCGGTGCCGGCTTCCTTCTTCTCGGCGGAAGTATCGGAAGAACCAGTGTCGCTGGAGCAGCCAGCCAGGGCGAGAACGCCGATCAGGCCGGCGGCGGCCAGGGTGGAGGCTGCGGGACGAATGTGCTTAGTCATGTAGATCACTTTCTACGCCAATAGTGGGTGGACTTCACACCATGGTAAACCGTGACAGACCCCGGCGGGGCGACAAGACGCAAAAAATGCCACAGATGGGGGTGGCGTGGCGGGGGTAGCGTTGCCGTGGATGGCCCCTTAGGCGGTGGGGGAGAGACGCTGGGTGGTGTGGGGATCGAAAAAGTGGCAGCGTTCCATGGGGATATCCAGCCTCACCCGGTCGCCGACCTGGACTGCCGCGCTGTGATCAATGCGGGCGGTCAGGACGCATTCGGGGGCATCGTCGCGGTGCGCATACACATAGGATTCGGATCCCAGTTCCTCGATGAGGTCCACGGTGGCGGGGATGCTTAGAACTCCGGTGGCTGGTTCACCGTCGGTGCTGAGGCGCACGTGCTCGGGGCGGATTCCCACGATGACCTCGCCGAGTTCGGGTTGGGTTCCGGCGAAAAGATTCATCGCGGGGCTGCCGATAAAGCCTGCCACGAAGGCGTTTGCGGGCCGGTCGTAGAGCTCGCGGGGGGTGGCGACCTGTTGCAGCTCGCCGTCTTTAAGTACCGCCACCCGATCACCCATCGTCATGGCTTCGACTTGGTCGTGGGTGACATAGACGGTGGTGGTTCCCAGCCGGCGCTGGAGGGCCGCCAATTCGGTGCGGGTTTGCACGCGCAGTTTGGCATCCAGGTTGCTCAGCGGCTCGTCCATGAGGAACACCTTCGGGTGGCGCACGATCGCCCGCCCCATGGCAACGCGCTGCCGCTGGCCGCCGGAAAGATCTTTGGGGCGCCGATCCAGGTAGGGGGTGAGCCCTAGGATGTCTGCTGCTTCGCGCACCTTTTTGTCGATGGTGGCCTTATCGACGCCGGCCAGTTTGAGGGCGAAGCCCATATTTTTCGCCACTGTCATGTGGGGGTAGAGGGCGTAGTTTTGGAACACCATCGCCACATCGCGTTGGGCGGGCTCCTGCCCGGTCACGTCGACCCCATCGATGAGGATCCGGCCGCTGGAGACGTCTTCCAGGCCCGCTAGGGCGCGCAGCGAGGTCGACTTGCCACACCCGGAGGGGCCGACGAGCACCAGGAATTCGCCGTCGGCGATGTCCAGGTTTAAGCCGGTGACGGTGGGGGAGTCTGCGCCCGGGTATTGGATCGAAACGTCCTCGAACGTGATGCGTGCCATGACTTCGCACCCTAGCAGCCTTTATCATCCACCCTTGCGCAGGGCACACCAAAACCCCACAAAGCGCCCCACCACACCCCGGGGCAGCCACGCCCCGTTTCCGCGGTCGGTGAGGGGCGAGGAAAAGGGAGCTGGTGGCTAGATTCGCCCGGTGACTTTTTCGGCGGCCGCGATCTCTTCCACGCGGGAGGTCGAGGCTACCGAGTGCACGACAACAGCGGACCCGCCCACAGCCCACGGGGCGAGCACACAGCGGGCGAAACTCTCGGCGTCGTGGAATCCGGTGGACAGCAGCCGCGCGCCGGGTTCGGGCAGTTCCAGCTGTGGGTGCTGCTGTGTTAGGTAGTCGGCGACGGTTGGGGTGGGCCAGGGGTAGTCGTCGCCGTACATCCGCACCGTGGGGCCGAAGTCGACCATGCCGTCGGGCACGGTGCCCCCACATTCGGCTACCCCCCGGCCGAAGGGATCGGCGGTGACGAGACAGATTTCGCAGTCCGCGTCCTGCGGCACCCGGTCGGCGGAGGCGAACAGCACAGCCACGGTGCTGATGTCGCTGTATTCCACCGTGATGCCCAGCGCGGCGGCGCCAACGGCGATGACCGTGGCTTGCCAGCCGGCGGGCAGGCACACCCCGATGCTGTCGCCTTCTGCCAGGTCGAATTCGTCGCTGAGCATGTTGGCGATTTTGCAGGCCCAGTTGTTCAGCGTGGTGGCTGAAAAGTCCAGCCGGGCGCCGGTGGAATCGTCATAGACGGTCAGGCGGGGGCTGGCGGGGTCGGCGGCAAGCAAGGGGCTGAAAAACTCCATGCGCCCCAGGGTAGGCAGTTTTCCTACACCCCGCACGAGAGCTCACCCGATGGGGCGTGGAAAGTGTGAAACCGCCTGCCCGGGGCAAAAGCACCCTGGGCAGGCGGCACAGCGGAAATAAGGGAAGGGGGGAGGCGTGCGGCTAGTTCACCTAGTGCACCTAGTTCACCTAGTTCACGCAGCGCGGCCCGTCACCACCGGCGTCGATCACCGGGGTGCTGTCCGGGTCGATGGCTTCGCCGGGCTGGCCCACAATATCGGCCGGCTCCTCGCTGGTGGTGGGTTCCTCACTCGTCGAAGGCTCGGCTTCCGGGTTGTCCGGGTCGAACGGCTCGTCGCTGACGGGGCCGTTGTAGTCGGAAGACACCACCACGGTGATCTCCCCGGGCTCCAAGGAGGGGGAGGTGGTGATGGGCAGCCCGCCCAGTTTGGTGGCCAGGGCCTTGGCATCGGGGTCGTTTTCGCTGGAGGCGACGATCTGGCTGTAGGTGTACAGGCCATCCGGGGCGTTTCCGACCTCGGTGATCTTGTAGCCCTCCTGGTGCAGGCCGCTGGCTGCGCGGGATGCCAAGCCGGTGATCTGGCTGGCGTTGAGGACGATGACATCAGCGTCAGAGACCAACTTGTGGTCCTGGTTGGGGGTCTCGCTGGTGCTGGGGGCAGCCGGCTTGTCCT encodes the following:
- a CDS encoding YdcF family protein is translated as MTPTRNQPDSRPLVILGCKLEENQPGPALERRLKAALPYALDGRPIIVTGQHEAPAMAQWLIRHGVNPEAILEENQATSTNENLENSLRLAAPPWLVVTSDFHAPRVKMWAHHHNLDVDVITAATPKHRIPYLYSREVLAFIHSSARMLWRSYRRVRP
- a CDS encoding carbohydrate ABC transporter permease, which produces MSKALSTLRSYAGILFILVWGLAPFYWMVITALRHKDYTFDTTPWPTHVTLDNFRDALATDKGNDFLAAITNSLIIGLTTTVLAVLVGVTAAYALTRLNFRGKGFVTGVVLAASMFPGIALVTPLFQLFGEIGWIGSYQALIIPNISFALPLTIYTLMSFFHQLPWELEEAARVDGASRGQAFRLVLLPLAAPALFTTAILAFIASWNEFMLAKQLSNLKTEPVTVAIARFSGPSSFEFPYAATMAAGALVTIPLVIMVLVFQRRIVAGLTAGGVKA
- a CDS encoding carbohydrate ABC transporter permease, whose product is MVVLAIVIGYPIIRAIWLSFQADAGLDPETGLFTEGGFAGLTHYLYWLTQSCTSPSGVKSSCPPGVLASDFWPALKITVFFAVVTVALETALGMWMAIVMNREFKGRGLLRAAVLIPWAIPTAVTAKLWQFIFAERGIINSLLGTRIAWTTDPWAARTAVIIADVWKTTPFMALLILAGLQMIPKEVYEAARVDGASKFQIFTQITLPLVKPALMVAVLFRTLDALRMYDLPVILISSSSNSPTATISQLVVEDMRQNHFNSASALSTLVFLLIFAVAFIMIRFLGADVSRSVTATKRPPKGPEPSYTTGSPVALPPLTTADTAGGAR
- a CDS encoding ABC transporter substrate-binding protein, with product MTKHIRPAASTLAAAGLIGVLALAGCSSDTGSSDTSAEKKEAGTEATTAGDGERGPITFAMGKNDTDKLQPVIEAWNKEHPDEKVTLKELAGEADDQRETLVQSLQAKSDEYDVMALDVIWTADFAAHQWIAPLTGDLAVDTSKLLKPTVESATYQDTLYAVPQNTNGQLLFRNTELVPDAPGTWQDLVDSCGAAKDAGKECLTLQLKQYEGLTVNTADFIEGWGGHVLGSDGKTPEVDSENSVAGLRALVDGYNDGVIAKNSTAATEEETNQAFVGGDTAFAINWPYMYTNAGKDDSKVKGKFEVSPLVGKDGVGASTLGGYNNAININSKHKATARDFIVFITNEDNQMSFADNSFPPVLASIYDNAELTEKYPYLPALKESLENAVPRPVSPFYPAISKAIQDNAYAALTGETDVEQAAKDMQSAIEAATK
- a CDS encoding ABC transporter ATP-binding protein codes for the protein MARITFEDVSIQYPGADSPTVTGLNLDIADGEFLVLVGPSGCGKSTSLRALAGLEDVSSGRILIDGVDVTGQEPAQRDVAMVFQNYALYPHMTVAKNMGFALKLAGVDKATIDKKVREAADILGLTPYLDRRPKDLSGGQRQRVAMGRAIVRHPKVFLMDEPLSNLDAKLRVQTRTELAALQRRLGTTTVYVTHDQVEAMTMGDRVAVLKDGELQQVATPRELYDRPANAFVAGFIGSPAMNLFAGTQPELGEVIVGIRPEHVRLSTDGEPATGVLSIPATVDLIEELGSESYVYAHRDDAPECVLTARIDHSAAVQVGDRVRLDIPMERCHFFDPHTTQRLSPTA
- a CDS encoding TIGR03089 family protein, which produces MEFFSPLLAADPASPRLTVYDDSTGARLDFSATTLNNWACKIANMLSDEFDLAEGDSIGVCLPAGWQATVIAVGAAALGITVEYSDISTVAVLFASADRVPQDADCEICLVTADPFGRGVAECGGTVPDGMVDFGPTVRMYGDDYPWPTPTVADYLTQQHPQLELPEPGARLLSTGFHDAESFARCVLAPWAVGGSAVVVHSVASTSRVEEIAAAEKVTGRI